In Stomoxys calcitrans chromosome 2, idStoCalc2.1, whole genome shotgun sequence, the following proteins share a genomic window:
- the LOC106083395 gene encoding endonuclease III-like protein 1 isoform X1: MFKQFILYLGKNMSTTNKKSRETLAKKLAGKKVPVKREVELKPELFSEVKNNKKTRLTTSAKNTDLSGKEDVALKKVIKKSKRVTKTTDIVNDLKEPPFEVALDAKTLSIKTEISDTEPSTSSSIKQENKATKKSNNTKKFISQYNDDIKSEEVKQEPGEDKWEPQNWKQILENIRIMRSKDNAPVDTMGCHKCADENADEKTQRFHKLVALMLSSQTKDETTYHAMLRLREHSLTPKSISEMKLNVLENILHPVSFYKNKAKYLQQTSKVLIDKYNSDIPDNIKELVALPGVGPKMAHICMATAWHQTTGIGVDVHVHRICNRLKWLPRPTKEPEQTRVALEQWLSRDLWREVNHLLVGFGQTTCTPVKPKCLECLNCSICPEAPKVNPSKKSEKKTENVQVSSLCDKATFKKKKMHV, from the exons atgtttaaacaatttattttatatcTTGGCAAGAACATGAGTACCACCAATAAGAAATCTAGAGAAACCTTGGCCAAGAAGTTAGCTGGGAAGAAAGTTCCTGTAAAACGAGAAGTA GAACTTAAACCAGAACTCTTTTCTGAggtaaaaaataataagaaaaccAGACTAACAACTTCCGCTAAAAATACAGATCTCTCTGGAAAAGAAGATGTTGCCTTGAAGAAAGTTATAAAGAAATCAAAACGGGTGACCAAAACAACTGATATAGTAAATGATCTGAAAGAACCGCCTTTCGAAGTAGCATTAGATGCCAAAACTCTTTCAATCAAAACTGAAATTTCTGATACCGAACCATCGACTTCGTCTTCTATCAAACAAGAaaataaagcaacaaaaaaatctaataatacaaaaaaatttatatcacAATACAACGACGACATCAAGAGCGAAGAAGTTAAACAGGAACCTGGAGAAGATAAATGGGAACCccaaaattggaaacaaatatTAGAAAATATACGCATTATGCGATCGAAAGATAATGCACCTGTCGACACAATGGGCTGTCATAAATGTGCAGATGAAAATGCAGACGAAAAG ACCCAACGTTTCCATAAATTAGTTGCTCTTATGCTATCCAGCCAAACCAAAGATGAGACCACTTATCATGCAATGCTGCGTTTAAGAGAACATAGTCTAACGCCCAAGTCAATAagcgaaatgaaattaaatgtattGGAAAATATACTGCATCCAGTGTCATTCTATAAG AATAAAGCCAAATACCTTCAACAAACTTCAAAAGTTctaattgataaatacaattcCGATATACCTGATAATATTAAGGAATTAGTTGCTTTGCCTGGAGTGGGACCAAAAATGGCTCATATTTGCATGGCCACAGCATGGCATCAAACCACTGGCATTGGTGTTGATGTTCATGTGCATCGCATTTGCAATCGTTTAAAATGGTTGCCACGTCCCACCAAAGAACCCGAACAAACTAGAGTTGCTTTGGAGCAATGGTTGTCTCGTGATCTCTGGAGAGAAGTTAATCATTTGTTAGTTGGTTTCGGTCAAACCACCTGTACACCTGTAAAACCTAAATGTTTAGAATGTTTAAATTGCAGCATTTGTCCAGAGGCACCAAAGGTAAACCCATCGAAGAAGTCCGAGAAGAAGACAGAAAATGTCCAAGTTTCGAGTCTCTGTGATAAGGCTACtttcaaaaagaagaaaatgcaTGTGTAG
- the LOC106083395 gene encoding endonuclease III-like protein 1 isoform X2 has translation MFKQFILYLGKNMSTTNKKSRETLAKKLAGKKVPVKREVELKPELFSEVKNNKKTRLTTSAKNTDLSGKEDVALKKVIKKSKRVTKTTDIVNDLKEPPFEVALDAKTLSIKTEISDTEPSTSSSIKQENKATKKSNNTKKFISQYNDDIKSEEVKQEPGEDKWEPQNWKQILENIRIMRSKDNAPVDTMGCHKCADENADEKTQRFHKLVALMLSSQTKDETTYHAMLRLREHSLTPKSISEMKLNVLENILHPVSFYKNKAKYLQQTSKVLIDKYNSDIPDNIKELVALPGVGPKMAHICMATAWHQTTGIGVDVHVHRICNRLKWLPRPTKEPEQTRVALEQWLSRDLWREVNHFICPEAPKVNPSKKSEKKTENVQVSSLCDKATFKKKKMHV, from the exons atgtttaaacaatttattttatatcTTGGCAAGAACATGAGTACCACCAATAAGAAATCTAGAGAAACCTTGGCCAAGAAGTTAGCTGGGAAGAAAGTTCCTGTAAAACGAGAAGTA GAACTTAAACCAGAACTCTTTTCTGAggtaaaaaataataagaaaaccAGACTAACAACTTCCGCTAAAAATACAGATCTCTCTGGAAAAGAAGATGTTGCCTTGAAGAAAGTTATAAAGAAATCAAAACGGGTGACCAAAACAACTGATATAGTAAATGATCTGAAAGAACCGCCTTTCGAAGTAGCATTAGATGCCAAAACTCTTTCAATCAAAACTGAAATTTCTGATACCGAACCATCGACTTCGTCTTCTATCAAACAAGAaaataaagcaacaaaaaaatctaataatacaaaaaaatttatatcacAATACAACGACGACATCAAGAGCGAAGAAGTTAAACAGGAACCTGGAGAAGATAAATGGGAACCccaaaattggaaacaaatatTAGAAAATATACGCATTATGCGATCGAAAGATAATGCACCTGTCGACACAATGGGCTGTCATAAATGTGCAGATGAAAATGCAGACGAAAAG ACCCAACGTTTCCATAAATTAGTTGCTCTTATGCTATCCAGCCAAACCAAAGATGAGACCACTTATCATGCAATGCTGCGTTTAAGAGAACATAGTCTAACGCCCAAGTCAATAagcgaaatgaaattaaatgtattGGAAAATATACTGCATCCAGTGTCATTCTATAAG AATAAAGCCAAATACCTTCAACAAACTTCAAAAGTTctaattgataaatacaattcCGATATACCTGATAATATTAAGGAATTAGTTGCTTTGCCTGGAGTGGGACCAAAAATGGCTCATATTTGCATGGCCACAGCATGGCATCAAACCACTGGCATTGGTGTTGATGTTCATGTGCATCGCATTTGCAATCGTTTAAAATGGTTGCCACGTCCCACCAAAGAACCCGAACAAACTAGAGTTGCTTTGGAGCAATGGTTGTCTCGTGATCTCTGGAGAGAAGTTAATCATTT CATTTGTCCAGAGGCACCAAAGGTAAACCCATCGAAGAAGTCCGAGAAGAAGACAGAAAATGTCCAAGTTTCGAGTCTCTGTGATAAGGCTACtttcaaaaagaagaaaatgcaTGTGTAG